In Alosa sapidissima isolate fAloSap1 chromosome 5, fAloSap1.pri, whole genome shotgun sequence, the genomic stretch ACCAATGCAAAACTGTCAGAGGAAGTGATTTGATCATGTTACACATTCTTTCAAAAATTGTACTTGATGACAGTCTAAAAACTCTCATTACTGCATACTAGTCTTAAAATACTCAATCTCCTGAAGACAAGTGTGTACTGTGATATTATGTTGTGGATATCATGATATTTCTATTATGAATATAATTTCTTTCATATTTCTATTGTGATAAACAAATAAGCCATCATCTCACCATGGTATTCTTCAATGGTGTTTAGTTCTTTCAACTAGACAATATCAAGTCCCTACTGAGTCCCTACTGAGTTATTataaaaattaaaatattaaaaagaAATGTCAGGAGAAGTTGTGCTGTGGTCATCCTTACGTGTTCAGTGTTGCACCCAGTGGGTCTGACTCCAGAACACATGGCCATGGCTGCCCTCTCATGGTTGAACACTCTGAAGGTGACGTAGCCAGGAGTGAATTCATCTGGGAAAGTAAAAGAAGAACTTATTCCAGTGTGTTTATGCTAATTTGAGTATTTCTATATTGTAGAAGTTGCATTTATTTGAGAGGAATGTTAGAAGTGGGCTGTTAGTTTGGCATTATGAAATGTAATCAATTGCTATAACAAAATGCTTTAAATTAACATACTTCTAGCATTTGGGCCATACAATTCGGTTGTGGTCTCAGCATTTCCATAATCGTACACCACAGGAATGGATGGTCCAGTGTCAGTCCTACACGCTCCAACATTATATCTCACTGGGTAGCGCTAAAAATCGtgatataaatacatttatggTAAAGCACTGTACATTacttattgtgtgtatgtgatcacCTTTGATGCTCCATGTACCTGGTAGAGTTGGTAGAGGTTTCCTCCATTGAGTGTGAGAAAtcttgtctctgtgtggtatcgTAGGATGGCAGCAATTGCCCAGTGTTGTAGTGGAACATTGTTACGCACATGCCAAACAGACACATCCTCCCCTACAATATCATAATAACCAGGATTCTGTGGAAGATAAGGAACTCAATTTCAAACATTCAATTGTATCAAGGTATAGGTACAGTAAGGTTTAAGTAATCTCATTAACTCCTAAGCCTCATTATTAGTTATTATTCTTTTGCTTCCTCAGTTTTTCTATCTTCTGAAAGTAAATGGGATTTTACCTTGTAGTCATCACATGTTGCACCCTCTGCAGTCCCAAAGGTGTTCATGTTGGCCCATGTACCCTCTCCATCAGGGCGGTTGGGATCGCTTCCCTGCTCACTGGACCATCGGTCCCCCACAGTGCATTTCCCATACATGTTGTTCTCGTGCACACTGGCtaccagagtccatccaccaccTGCTGTGGTCATGTCACAGTAGGTCTGGTACACGACCCCACTGGAGGTGGTGAGGTAATACAGACCATCTAAAATGAAATCATTCATGATCAATTATAAAATAATTGGGGGGAAAATGGAAACAGTTTTTGTTTAATTATCAGATAAAGATAGGGACATAGGGGCTCACCTTCATGAATACCATAGTTCTGTTGGATTTCCTTGCAGCTACGTTCAACAACTCTAAATCTGCGTAGAATTTTCTCCACCTCGTAATTGTCATTGGTCGCATTGATACCACGGGGAACAACAACATTAACATCACCCCCTGTAGAAATGGAAACGAAATCTTTAACTGATATATTGAGAAATATAtagttttgtattattattacacagGACTTCTGTATTGATACATAGAAACTGGAACATACAAATGCTACATACAATGAGCCTCATTTCTTTTTCTAAATATCAACACCAACACAAGATTTTAAGGTCTCTAGTATGCTTACCTGGTCGACACTCCATAGGCTGTGATGTCAGTGCAAGACATGCCAACAGAAGAATACCTCGTAACATGTTTGATTGGAAAATAAGTGGTCTGAGACCAAAATGTTTCACCACAGTACTGTTCACCCCTGTTGTTTTTAGAGAGCAAGGATGAATCAACTGATCTTCACCAAAGGGAAGCATTTATAATGTCTTGGTGGTGATCCAGTTAGTTTGGTTTTAAAAGGGAAGTCATTTTTTTAAGCAGTTGCTTTTGGAATTGCTAGACTCTTTACGCCTACCTTGAACTGGTGCCAAgggctgtttttgttttctagACGCCAAGACCTTATAACTCCTTTCCCTTcatgtacattttcagattctCATTCATTGTTATGGTTTCATATTACAGTGCCCTCCCCTTTACATTTAAATAGCAAACTGCCTTGTTTAGAACAGAACAAAATGTCACGGACTGTTACGGGCTGCTACTTGAATTGACTCAAAAGCAGGACAACACACCAAGAGTAGATTTACTGACTTTAGTTACAGAGTGCAGCACAG encodes the following:
- the LOC121709933 gene encoding intelectin-like; the encoded protein is MLPFGEDQLIHPCSLKTTGVNSTVVKHFGLRPLIFQSNMLRGILLLACLALTSQPMECRPGGDVNVVVPRGINATNDNYEVEKILRRFRVVERSCKEIQQNYGIHEDGLYYLTTSSGVVYQTYCDMTTAGGGWTLVASVHENNMYGKCTVGDRWSSEQGSDPNRPDGEGTWANMNTFGTAEGATCDDYKNPGYYDIVGEDVSVWHVRNNVPLQHWAIAAILRYHTETRFLTLNGGNLYQLYQRYPVRYNVGACRTDTGPSIPVVYDYGNAETTTELYGPNARNEFTPGYVTFRVFNHERAAMAMCSGVRPTGCNTEHFCIGGGGHFPEGAPRQCGDFTSFDWNGYAGGHWSASREMTEAAVLLFYR